One window of the Rosa rugosa chromosome 3, drRosRugo1.1, whole genome shotgun sequence genome contains the following:
- the LOC133738289 gene encoding heterogeneous nuclear ribonucleoprotein 1-like yields MDSDESKLFIGGLAWDTTEEKLTEYFNQYGDVSQSVIMRDKTTGRPRGFGFVVFSDPAVLDRVLNDKHTIDGRAVEAKKALSREEQQTSNRTGNFNATRSSGGGGNFKTKKIFVGGLPSTLTEDGFRQFFEEYGSVTDVVIMYDQNTQRPRGFGFITFDTEDAVDRVLQKNFHELNGKLVEVKRALPKDANPGGGGRGGGYQGYSASGASSNAFDGRMDGNRYMQPQSTAGGFPPYSGYGAAGYGYSGNTGVGYGGYGSYGVGGYGSANSGFGGPARSYGNPNAPNVGYVGGAPGALKNAWSSQSPSGYGASGYGAAASWAAPGGSAPSAPRGQSPSGVSGYGNQGYGYGNYGGSYGSYPGVYGTSGGRGGSTPTSNSGGGDQQGTRGGYMGSVYGDTNGNAGYSNASWRADPSQASGGYGSSQSRQT; encoded by the exons ATGGACTCCGACGAGAGCAAGCTCTTCATAGGCGGACTAGCCTGGGACACCACCGAGGAGAAGCTCACCGAATACTTCAACCAGTACGGTGACGTCAGCCAGTCCGTCATCATGCGCGACAAGACCACCGGCCGCCCCCGCGGCTTCGGCTTCGTCGTCTTCTCTGATCCTGCCGTCCTCGACAGGGTCCTCAACGACAAGCACACCATCGACGGCCGAGCG GTGGAAGCAAAGAAGGCTTTATCAAGAGAAGAACAGCAAACATCCAATAGAACTGGAAATTTTAATGCTACTAGAAGCTCTGGAGGTGGAGGAAATTTTAAGACCAAGAAAATATTTGTTGGAGGATTGCCTTCCACACTGACAGAAGACGGATTTCGTCAATTCTTTGAGGAGTACGGCAGTGTTACTGATGTAGTAATAATGTATGACCAGAATACTCAACGACCTCGAGGATTTGGTTTCATTACATTTGACACTGAAGATGCAGTTGATAGAGTACTACAAAAGAACTTCCATGAGTTGAATGGTAAACTTGTAGAAGTAAAACGAGCGCTTCCCAAAGATGCAAACCCTGGCGGTGGAGGTCGTGGTGGGGGCTATCAAGGTTATAGTGCCTCTGGTGCCAGTTCCAATGCATTTGATGGCCGAATGGATGGCAATAGATATATGCAGCCTCAGTCTACGGCAGGTGGTTTCCCTCCGTATTCTGGTTATGGCGCCGCAGGTTATGGTTACAGTGGGAATACTGGTGTTGGTTATGGAGGTTATGGAAGTTACGGTGTTGGTGGTTATGGAAGTGCCAATTCTGGTTTTGGTGGTCCTGCAAGATCATATGGAAATCCAAATGCTCCTAATGTTGGTTATGTTGGTGGGGCACCCGGTGCCTTGAAAAATGCTTGGAGCAGTCAAAGCCCTTCTGGCTATGGTGCTTCAGGCTATGGGGCTGCGGCTTCTTGGGCTGCTCCAGGTGGAAGTGCTCCTTCTGCTCCCAGAGGTCAATCCCCTAGTGGGGTTTCTGGTTATGGAAATCAAGGTTACGGGTATGGCAATTATGGAGGAAGTTACGGTTCTTATCCTGGTGTGTATGGTACTTCTGGTGGACGTGGTGGAAGTACCCCAACTAGCAACAGTGGTGGTGGAGACCAACAAGGAACGCGAGGTGGCTACATGGGAAGTGTGTATGGCGACACAAATGGAAATGCAGGATACTCTAATGCATCATGGAGAGCAGACCCTTCACAAGCCAGCGGTGGTTATGGTAGTTCTCAGTCCAGGCAGACTTAA